A stretch of Podospora bellae-mahoneyi strain CBS 112042 chromosome 5, whole genome shotgun sequence DNA encodes these proteins:
- a CDS encoding hypothetical protein (COG:J; EggNog:ENOG503P07P), translated as MLNARKMSSQPAPSHLSNGDTDIKSLDIRVHNSPVLSDDCNSVAVLFRCVNGHFLQATVESKNGLDNGVFDTVSFLTPESLVRVTARSVAHDTGSDITPIELCDIHNLSAAKTLSAYSNVLHGASGEVLASIQSRTKLIQERLDNRLLDARVPATAAIFKLFSGVHELAVEYLKLHDFYHVPTPALVGYEFPGEEDDLFTVPYFGRTARLAPTGEIHLGMALSADLERVYDYHTVFRREPLSDGRHLTEFTMLELVFNLQHSWIEILDFADSLLVSLLHSLQSQEKYTTLTNTAKRLYPLAGTFKLGLGKSGKLPRIRFNEAKTLLRDFIGIESDDDKDFTRSEEAALGRFLASEESHVSPPTDVFFITHFPKHLRSCNIYPSDEQDDTTQSFDVILRGQECVTGCRLLHSAEDLAAAFANRPHPIDPETPEWRPYMTAHEIGMPPWGGFGLGINRLVQGFLGLEDIRETVLFPRDAARLSP; from the exons ATGCTTAATGCTAGGAAGATGTCATCCCAACCCGCCCCATCTCACCTATCGAACGGCGATACCGACATCAAGTCTTTGGATATCCGCGTTCACAACAGCCCAGTTCTATCCGATGACTGCAATTCAGTTGCGGTGTTGTTCAGATGTGTCAATGGGCATTTTCTTCAAGCCACAGTGGAATCAAAAAATGGCCTTGACAATGGTGTCTTCGATACCGTCAGCTTTCTAACGCCAGAGTCACTTGTTCGGGTTACCGCTCGATCGGTGGCTCATGACACTGGCTCTGACATCACTCCAATCGAGCTCTGCGATATCCACAACCTGTCGGCCGCCAAGACTCTAAGTGCTTATAGCAATGTCCTTCATGGAGCTTCAGGGGAAGTTCTAGCTTCGATCCAATCTCGTACGAAGTTAATCCAAGAGAGACTCGACAACAGACTCCTGGATGCTCGTGTTCctgcaacagcagcaatcTTCAAGCTTTTTTCGGGGGTCCATGAGCTGGCGGTGGAATACCTCAAGCTCCATGACTTTTACCACGTCCCAACCCCTGCACTTGTTGGCTACGAATTcccaggagaggaggacgactTGTTTACAGTTCCATACTTCGGCAGGACAGCCAGATTGGCGCCAACAGGAGAGATACACCTTGGAATGGCACTTTCAGCCGACCTGGAGCGCGTCTACGACTATCACACAGTTTTTCGGAGGGAGCCTCTTTCTGATGGCAGACATCTCACCGAG TTCACCATGCTGGAACTTGTATTTAATCTTCAACATAGCTGGATAGAGATCCTCGATTTTGCTGACAGTCTATTGGTATCACTTCTACACTCTTTGCAGAGTCAGGAAAAATACACTACACTCACCAATACCGCAAAACGACTCTACCCCCTAGCTGGCACTTTCAAGCTGGGTCTTGGAAAGAGCGGAAAGCTCCCACGCATCCGTTTCAATGAAGCAAAAACCCTTCTGAGAGACTTCATAGGTATCGAGTCCGACGATGACAAAGACTTCACTCGGAGCGAAGAAGCAGCACTCGGCAGATTCCTCGCCAGCGAAGAATCCCACGTCAGCCCTCCAACCGATGTTTTCTTCATCACTCACTTCCCGAAACATTTGAGGTCCTGCAATATCTATCCCTCTGATGAACAGGATGACACAACCCAATCTTTCGATGTCATTCTCAGAGGACAGGAATGTGTTACTGGATGCCGACTACTCCACAGCGCTGAAGACCTAGCAGCCGCATTTGCCAACCGACCTCATCCGATTGACCCGGAAACGCCGGAATGGAGGCCGTACATGACGGCCCACGAAATTGGCATGCCTCCTTGGGGAGGCTTCGGGT TGGGCATCAACCGTCTTGTACAGGGtttcttgggcttggaagACATTCGCGAGACGGTGTTATTTCCTCGTGATGCTGCCCGTCTTTCACCCTAA